The Stigmatopora argus isolate UIUO_Sarg chromosome 16, RoL_Sarg_1.0, whole genome shotgun sequence genome has a window encoding:
- the fnbp1b gene encoding formin-binding protein 1 isoform X9: protein MLRRRSEFFIFLDSSPTKPENEGRMLSPYQEYLQVLLQMKMTSNDQFDNLEKHTQWGIDFLEKYSKFVKERSEIEANYAKQIRTLSKKYQPKRNLREEEESKYTFCQAFLTTLNELNDYAGQHEVIAENLSSQIIAELSRYLQDLKTERKSHFHDGRKAQQHIESSWKQLESCKRKYERDCKEADKAQQHFDKMDADINVTKADVEKARQQAQARQQMATDSKSDYSSYLQKFNQEQNEHYYNVIPNIFQKLQNMEEKRIERLSSCMKTFSDVDRQVIPIVGKCLDGMTKAAESIQAKEDSNQVVESYKSGFEPPGDVEFEDYGQAMKRTVSESSLSNNSRGESRERSAGKSKGKLWPFIKNKNKFMSLLTSPRQPPPAPPASSLPSPSAVPNDSQSPKQHKEPLSHRLNDFMASKPKMHCLRSLRRGGSGPEDFSHLPPEQRRKKLQGKIDDLNKDIQKEVDQRDALTKMKDVYVKNPQMGDPASVDPRLAELGQNIDKLGFEMQKFEGWLAEVEERMPSKSDTQRRSVVLYDSGATTVNNNCAQDRESPDGSYTEEHNSEIHVKANNAKAPAASTPEFDDEFDDEETLPTIGNCKALYPFDGHNEGTISVAEGELLYVIEEDKGDGWTRVRRNQDEEGYVPTSYVEVFLGTNAKGAMTYI, encoded by the exons GATCAATTTGACAACTTGGAGAAGCATACGCAGTGGGGGATAGATTTTCTGGAGAAGTACTCGAAATTTGTCAAGGAGAGGTCTGAGATTGAAGCCAACTATGCAAAACAAATCAG GACTTTGTCAAAGAAGTACCAACCCAAGAGGAACTTGCGAGAAGAAGAGGAGAGCAA GTACACATTCTGCCAGGCCTTCCTGACCACTCTAAACGAGTTGAACGACTACGCGGGGCAACACGAGGTGATCGCCGAGAACCTGTCGTCGCAGATCATCGCCGAGCTTTCACGCTACTTGCAAGATCTGAAGACCGAGAGGAAATCG CACTTCCACGATGGCCGCAAAGCACAGCAGCACATCGAGAGCTCGTGGAAACAGCTGGAGTCG TGTAAAAGGAAATATGAGCGTGATTGCAAAGAGGCCGACAAAGCGCAGCAGCACTTTGACAAAATGGACGCCGACATCAACGTGACGAAGGCTGACGTGGAAAAG GCACGCCAGCAGGCTCAGGCCAGGCAGCAGATGGCGACTGACAGCAAGAGCGATTATTCGTCCTACCTGCAAAAGTTCAACCAAGAGCAGAATGAGCACTATTACAACGTCATACCCAACATCTTTCAG AAACTCCAAAACATGGAAGAGAAGCGCATCGAGAGGTTATCGTCGTGCATGAAAACCTTCTCCGACGTGGACCGCCAGGTGATCCCCATCGTGGGAAAATGTCTGGACGGCATGACCAAGGCGGCCGAATCCATCCAGGCTAAGGAG GACTCCAATCAAGTGGTGGAGTCCTACAAGTCTGGCTTCGAGCCCCCCGGAGACGTGGAGTTCGAGGACTACGGCCAGGCCATGAAGAGGACGGTATCGGAAAGCAGCTTGAGCAACAACTCGCGAGGGGAGTCTCGCGAGAGGTCCGCCGGCAAAAGCAAGGGCAAACTCTGGCCCTTCatcaagaacaaaaacaag TTTATGTCCCTGTTAACGTCCCCCCGCCAGCCCCCGCCGGCCCCCCCAGCCTCATCCCTGCCCTCACCTTCTGCCGTTCCCAACGACTCCCAATCTCCCAAGCAGCACAAGGAGCCCCTCTCCCACCGCCTCAACGACTTCATGGCGTCCAAGCCCAAAATGCACTGCCTGCGGAGCCTGAGGCGAGGG GGTTCCGGACCCGAGGACTTTAGCCACCTGCCACCGGAACAGCGAAGGAAGAAGCTGCAGGGCAAGATTGACGATCTCAACAAAGACATTCAAAAGGAGGTGGATCAGAG ggaCGCGCTCACCAAGATGAAAGACGTTTATGTGAAGAACCCACAGATGGGCGACCCCGCCAGCGTGGACCCCCGTCTCGCCGAGCTGGGGCAAAATATCGACAAGCTGGGCTTTGAAATGCAGAAGTTTGAG GGCTGGCTTGCCGAAGTGGAGGAGAGGATGCCCTCCAAAAGCGACACGCAACGGAGAAGCGTGGTCCTCTACGACAGCGGCGCCACCACGGTCAACAACAACTGCGCTCAGGACAGAGAGAG CCCGGACGGCAGCTACACGGAGGAGCACAATTCCGAGATTCACGTCAAGGCCAACAACGCCAAGGCGCCGGCCGCCAGCACGCCAGAGTTTGACGACGAGTTTGACGACGAGGAGACGCTGCCTACCATTGGGAACTGCAAAGCGCTCTACCCTTTTGACG GCCACAACGAAGGCACCATCTCGGTGGCCGAGGGCGAGCTGCTCTACGTCATCGAGGAGGACAAAGGCGACGGCTGGACCCGCGTGCGCCGCAACCAAGACGAGGAGGGCTACGTGCCCACGTCCTACGTGGAGGTCTTTTTGGGGACCAACGCCAAAGGTGCTATGACCTACATTTGA
- the fnbp1b gene encoding formin-binding protein 1 isoform X14, whose product MLRRRSEFFIFLDSSPTKPENEGRMLSPYQEYLQVLLQMKMTSNDQFDNLEKHTQWGIDFLEKYSKFVKERSEIEANYAKQIRTLSKKYQPKRNLREEEESKYTFCQAFLTTLNELNDYAGQHEVIAENLSSQIIAELSRYLQDLKTERKSHFHDGRKAQQHIESSWKQLESCKRKYERDCKEADKAQQHFDKMDADINVTKADVEKRSSLKARQQAQARQQMATDSKSDYSSYLQKFNQEQNEHYYNVIPNIFQKLQNMEEKRIERLSSCMKTFSDVDRQVIPIVGKCLDGMTKAAESIQAKEDSNQVVESYKSGFEPPGDVEFEDYGQAMKRTVSESSLSNNSRGESRERSAGKSKGKLWPFIKNKNKHKEPLSHRLNDFMASKPKMHCLRSLRRGLSLKLGSGPEDFSHLPPEQRRKKLQGKIDDLNKDIQKEVDQRDALTKMKDVYVKNPQMGDPASVDPRLAELGQNIDKLGFEMQKFEGWLAEVEERMPSKSDTQRRSVVLYDSGATTVNNNCAQDRESPDGSYTEEHNSEIHVKANNAKAPAASTPEFDDEFDDEETLPTIGNCKALYPFDGHNEGTISVAEGELLYVIEEDKGDGWTRVRRNQDEEGYVPTSYVEVFLGTNAKGAMTYI is encoded by the exons GATCAATTTGACAACTTGGAGAAGCATACGCAGTGGGGGATAGATTTTCTGGAGAAGTACTCGAAATTTGTCAAGGAGAGGTCTGAGATTGAAGCCAACTATGCAAAACAAATCAG GACTTTGTCAAAGAAGTACCAACCCAAGAGGAACTTGCGAGAAGAAGAGGAGAGCAA GTACACATTCTGCCAGGCCTTCCTGACCACTCTAAACGAGTTGAACGACTACGCGGGGCAACACGAGGTGATCGCCGAGAACCTGTCGTCGCAGATCATCGCCGAGCTTTCACGCTACTTGCAAGATCTGAAGACCGAGAGGAAATCG CACTTCCACGATGGCCGCAAAGCACAGCAGCACATCGAGAGCTCGTGGAAACAGCTGGAGTCG TGTAAAAGGAAATATGAGCGTGATTGCAAAGAGGCCGACAAAGCGCAGCAGCACTTTGACAAAATGGACGCCGACATCAACGTGACGAAGGCTGACGTGGAAAAG CGAAGTTCTCTCAAG GCACGCCAGCAGGCTCAGGCCAGGCAGCAGATGGCGACTGACAGCAAGAGCGATTATTCGTCCTACCTGCAAAAGTTCAACCAAGAGCAGAATGAGCACTATTACAACGTCATACCCAACATCTTTCAG AAACTCCAAAACATGGAAGAGAAGCGCATCGAGAGGTTATCGTCGTGCATGAAAACCTTCTCCGACGTGGACCGCCAGGTGATCCCCATCGTGGGAAAATGTCTGGACGGCATGACCAAGGCGGCCGAATCCATCCAGGCTAAGGAG GACTCCAATCAAGTGGTGGAGTCCTACAAGTCTGGCTTCGAGCCCCCCGGAGACGTGGAGTTCGAGGACTACGGCCAGGCCATGAAGAGGACGGTATCGGAAAGCAGCTTGAGCAACAACTCGCGAGGGGAGTCTCGCGAGAGGTCCGCCGGCAAAAGCAAGGGCAAACTCTGGCCCTTCatcaagaacaaaaacaag CACAAGGAGCCCCTCTCCCACCGCCTCAACGACTTCATGGCGTCCAAGCCCAAAATGCACTGCCTGCGGAGCCTGAGGCGAGGG CTTTCTCTCAAGCTG GGTTCCGGACCCGAGGACTTTAGCCACCTGCCACCGGAACAGCGAAGGAAGAAGCTGCAGGGCAAGATTGACGATCTCAACAAAGACATTCAAAAGGAGGTGGATCAGAG ggaCGCGCTCACCAAGATGAAAGACGTTTATGTGAAGAACCCACAGATGGGCGACCCCGCCAGCGTGGACCCCCGTCTCGCCGAGCTGGGGCAAAATATCGACAAGCTGGGCTTTGAAATGCAGAAGTTTGAG GGCTGGCTTGCCGAAGTGGAGGAGAGGATGCCCTCCAAAAGCGACACGCAACGGAGAAGCGTGGTCCTCTACGACAGCGGCGCCACCACGGTCAACAACAACTGCGCTCAGGACAGAGAGAG CCCGGACGGCAGCTACACGGAGGAGCACAATTCCGAGATTCACGTCAAGGCCAACAACGCCAAGGCGCCGGCCGCCAGCACGCCAGAGTTTGACGACGAGTTTGACGACGAGGAGACGCTGCCTACCATTGGGAACTGCAAAGCGCTCTACCCTTTTGACG GCCACAACGAAGGCACCATCTCGGTGGCCGAGGGCGAGCTGCTCTACGTCATCGAGGAGGACAAAGGCGACGGCTGGACCCGCGTGCGCCGCAACCAAGACGAGGAGGGCTACGTGCCCACGTCCTACGTGGAGGTCTTTTTGGGGACCAACGCCAAAGGTGCTATGACCTACATTTGA
- the fnbp1b gene encoding formin-binding protein 1 isoform X7 yields the protein MLRRRSEFFIFLDSSPTKPENEGRMLSPYQEYLQVLLQMKMTSNDQFDNLEKHTQWGIDFLEKYSKFVKERSEIEANYAKQIRTLSKKYQPKRNLREEEESKYTFCQAFLTTLNELNDYAGQHEVIAENLSSQIIAELSRYLQDLKTERKSHFHDGRKAQQHIESSWKQLESCKRKYERDCKEADKAQQHFDKMDADINVTKADVEKARQQAQARQQMATDSKSDYSSYLQKFNQEQNEHYYNVIPNIFQKLQNMEEKRIERLSSCMKTFSDVDRQVIPIVGKCLDGMTKAAESIQAKEDSNQVVESYKSGFEPPGDVEFEDYGQAMKRTVSESSLSNNSRGESRERSAGKSKGKLWPFIKNKNKFMSLLTSPRQPPPAPPASSLPSPSAVPNDSQSPKQHKEPLSHRLNDFMASKPKMHCLRSLRRGLSLKLGSGPEDFSHLPPEQRRKKLQGKIDDLNKDIQKEVDQRDALTKMKDVYVKNPQMGDPASVDPRLAELGQNIDKLGFEMQKFEGWLAEVEERMPSKSDTQRRSVVLYDSGATTVNNNCAQDRESPDGSYTEEHNSEIHVKANNAKAPAASTPEFDDEFDDEETLPTIGNCKALYPFDGHNEGTISVAEGELLYVIEEDKGDGWTRVRRNQDEEGYVPTSYVEVFLGTNAKGAMTYI from the exons GATCAATTTGACAACTTGGAGAAGCATACGCAGTGGGGGATAGATTTTCTGGAGAAGTACTCGAAATTTGTCAAGGAGAGGTCTGAGATTGAAGCCAACTATGCAAAACAAATCAG GACTTTGTCAAAGAAGTACCAACCCAAGAGGAACTTGCGAGAAGAAGAGGAGAGCAA GTACACATTCTGCCAGGCCTTCCTGACCACTCTAAACGAGTTGAACGACTACGCGGGGCAACACGAGGTGATCGCCGAGAACCTGTCGTCGCAGATCATCGCCGAGCTTTCACGCTACTTGCAAGATCTGAAGACCGAGAGGAAATCG CACTTCCACGATGGCCGCAAAGCACAGCAGCACATCGAGAGCTCGTGGAAACAGCTGGAGTCG TGTAAAAGGAAATATGAGCGTGATTGCAAAGAGGCCGACAAAGCGCAGCAGCACTTTGACAAAATGGACGCCGACATCAACGTGACGAAGGCTGACGTGGAAAAG GCACGCCAGCAGGCTCAGGCCAGGCAGCAGATGGCGACTGACAGCAAGAGCGATTATTCGTCCTACCTGCAAAAGTTCAACCAAGAGCAGAATGAGCACTATTACAACGTCATACCCAACATCTTTCAG AAACTCCAAAACATGGAAGAGAAGCGCATCGAGAGGTTATCGTCGTGCATGAAAACCTTCTCCGACGTGGACCGCCAGGTGATCCCCATCGTGGGAAAATGTCTGGACGGCATGACCAAGGCGGCCGAATCCATCCAGGCTAAGGAG GACTCCAATCAAGTGGTGGAGTCCTACAAGTCTGGCTTCGAGCCCCCCGGAGACGTGGAGTTCGAGGACTACGGCCAGGCCATGAAGAGGACGGTATCGGAAAGCAGCTTGAGCAACAACTCGCGAGGGGAGTCTCGCGAGAGGTCCGCCGGCAAAAGCAAGGGCAAACTCTGGCCCTTCatcaagaacaaaaacaag TTTATGTCCCTGTTAACGTCCCCCCGCCAGCCCCCGCCGGCCCCCCCAGCCTCATCCCTGCCCTCACCTTCTGCCGTTCCCAACGACTCCCAATCTCCCAAGCAGCACAAGGAGCCCCTCTCCCACCGCCTCAACGACTTCATGGCGTCCAAGCCCAAAATGCACTGCCTGCGGAGCCTGAGGCGAGGG CTTTCTCTCAAGCTG GGTTCCGGACCCGAGGACTTTAGCCACCTGCCACCGGAACAGCGAAGGAAGAAGCTGCAGGGCAAGATTGACGATCTCAACAAAGACATTCAAAAGGAGGTGGATCAGAG ggaCGCGCTCACCAAGATGAAAGACGTTTATGTGAAGAACCCACAGATGGGCGACCCCGCCAGCGTGGACCCCCGTCTCGCCGAGCTGGGGCAAAATATCGACAAGCTGGGCTTTGAAATGCAGAAGTTTGAG GGCTGGCTTGCCGAAGTGGAGGAGAGGATGCCCTCCAAAAGCGACACGCAACGGAGAAGCGTGGTCCTCTACGACAGCGGCGCCACCACGGTCAACAACAACTGCGCTCAGGACAGAGAGAG CCCGGACGGCAGCTACACGGAGGAGCACAATTCCGAGATTCACGTCAAGGCCAACAACGCCAAGGCGCCGGCCGCCAGCACGCCAGAGTTTGACGACGAGTTTGACGACGAGGAGACGCTGCCTACCATTGGGAACTGCAAAGCGCTCTACCCTTTTGACG GCCACAACGAAGGCACCATCTCGGTGGCCGAGGGCGAGCTGCTCTACGTCATCGAGGAGGACAAAGGCGACGGCTGGACCCGCGTGCGCCGCAACCAAGACGAGGAGGGCTACGTGCCCACGTCCTACGTGGAGGTCTTTTTGGGGACCAACGCCAAAGGTGCTATGACCTACATTTGA
- the fnbp1b gene encoding formin-binding protein 1 isoform X12 produces MLRRRSEFFIFLDSSPTKPENEGRMLSPYQEYLQVLLQMKMTSNDQFDNLEKHTQWGIDFLEKYSKFVKERSEIEANYAKQIRTLSKKYQPKRNLREEEESKYTFCQAFLTTLNELNDYAGQHEVIAENLSSQIIAELSRYLQDLKTERKSHFHDGRKAQQHIESSWKQLESCKRKYERDCKEADKAQQHFDKMDADINVTKADVEKRSSLKARQQAQARQQMATDSKSDYSSYLQKFNQEQNEHYYNVIPNIFQKLQNMEEKRIERLSSCMKTFSDVDRQVIPIVGKCLDGMTKAAESIQAKEDSNQVVESYKSGFEPPGDVEFEDYGQAMKRTVSESSLSNNSRGESRERSAGKSKGKLWPFIKNKNKHKEPLSHRLNDFMASKPKMHCLRSLRRGLSLKLITLNSHVRNLIEGSGPEDFSHLPPEQRRKKLQGKIDDLNKDIQKEVDQRDALTKMKDVYVKNPQMGDPASVDPRLAELGQNIDKLGFEMQKFEGWLAEVEERMPSKSDTQRRSVVLYDSGATTVNNNCAQDRESPDGSYTEEHNSEIHVKANNAKAPAASTPEFDDEFDDEETLPTIGNCKALYPFDGHNEGTISVAEGELLYVIEEDKGDGWTRVRRNQDEEGYVPTSYVEVFLGTNAKGAMTYI; encoded by the exons GATCAATTTGACAACTTGGAGAAGCATACGCAGTGGGGGATAGATTTTCTGGAGAAGTACTCGAAATTTGTCAAGGAGAGGTCTGAGATTGAAGCCAACTATGCAAAACAAATCAG GACTTTGTCAAAGAAGTACCAACCCAAGAGGAACTTGCGAGAAGAAGAGGAGAGCAA GTACACATTCTGCCAGGCCTTCCTGACCACTCTAAACGAGTTGAACGACTACGCGGGGCAACACGAGGTGATCGCCGAGAACCTGTCGTCGCAGATCATCGCCGAGCTTTCACGCTACTTGCAAGATCTGAAGACCGAGAGGAAATCG CACTTCCACGATGGCCGCAAAGCACAGCAGCACATCGAGAGCTCGTGGAAACAGCTGGAGTCG TGTAAAAGGAAATATGAGCGTGATTGCAAAGAGGCCGACAAAGCGCAGCAGCACTTTGACAAAATGGACGCCGACATCAACGTGACGAAGGCTGACGTGGAAAAG CGAAGTTCTCTCAAG GCACGCCAGCAGGCTCAGGCCAGGCAGCAGATGGCGACTGACAGCAAGAGCGATTATTCGTCCTACCTGCAAAAGTTCAACCAAGAGCAGAATGAGCACTATTACAACGTCATACCCAACATCTTTCAG AAACTCCAAAACATGGAAGAGAAGCGCATCGAGAGGTTATCGTCGTGCATGAAAACCTTCTCCGACGTGGACCGCCAGGTGATCCCCATCGTGGGAAAATGTCTGGACGGCATGACCAAGGCGGCCGAATCCATCCAGGCTAAGGAG GACTCCAATCAAGTGGTGGAGTCCTACAAGTCTGGCTTCGAGCCCCCCGGAGACGTGGAGTTCGAGGACTACGGCCAGGCCATGAAGAGGACGGTATCGGAAAGCAGCTTGAGCAACAACTCGCGAGGGGAGTCTCGCGAGAGGTCCGCCGGCAAAAGCAAGGGCAAACTCTGGCCCTTCatcaagaacaaaaacaag CACAAGGAGCCCCTCTCCCACCGCCTCAACGACTTCATGGCGTCCAAGCCCAAAATGCACTGCCTGCGGAGCCTGAGGCGAGGG CTTTCTCTCAAGCTG ATCACGCTCAATTCCCACGTCAGGAATCTCATTGAG GGTTCCGGACCCGAGGACTTTAGCCACCTGCCACCGGAACAGCGAAGGAAGAAGCTGCAGGGCAAGATTGACGATCTCAACAAAGACATTCAAAAGGAGGTGGATCAGAG ggaCGCGCTCACCAAGATGAAAGACGTTTATGTGAAGAACCCACAGATGGGCGACCCCGCCAGCGTGGACCCCCGTCTCGCCGAGCTGGGGCAAAATATCGACAAGCTGGGCTTTGAAATGCAGAAGTTTGAG GGCTGGCTTGCCGAAGTGGAGGAGAGGATGCCCTCCAAAAGCGACACGCAACGGAGAAGCGTGGTCCTCTACGACAGCGGCGCCACCACGGTCAACAACAACTGCGCTCAGGACAGAGAGAG CCCGGACGGCAGCTACACGGAGGAGCACAATTCCGAGATTCACGTCAAGGCCAACAACGCCAAGGCGCCGGCCGCCAGCACGCCAGAGTTTGACGACGAGTTTGACGACGAGGAGACGCTGCCTACCATTGGGAACTGCAAAGCGCTCTACCCTTTTGACG GCCACAACGAAGGCACCATCTCGGTGGCCGAGGGCGAGCTGCTCTACGTCATCGAGGAGGACAAAGGCGACGGCTGGACCCGCGTGCGCCGCAACCAAGACGAGGAGGGCTACGTGCCCACGTCCTACGTGGAGGTCTTTTTGGGGACCAACGCCAAAGGTGCTATGACCTACATTTGA
- the fnbp1b gene encoding formin-binding protein 1 isoform X19: protein MLRRRSEFFIFLDSSPTKPENEGRMLSPYQEYLQVLLQMKMTSNDQFDNLEKHTQWGIDFLEKYSKFVKERSEIEANYAKQIRTLSKKYQPKRNLREEEESKYTFCQAFLTTLNELNDYAGQHEVIAENLSSQIIAELSRYLQDLKTERKSHFHDGRKAQQHIESSWKQLESCKRKYERDCKEADKAQQHFDKMDADINVTKADVEKRSSLKARQQAQARQQMATDSKSDYSSYLQKFNQEQNEHYYNVIPNIFQKLQNMEEKRIERLSSCMKTFSDVDRQVIPIVGKCLDGMTKAAESIQAKEDSNQVVESYKSGFEPPGDVEFEDYGQAMKRTVSESSLSNNSRGESRERSAGKSKGKLWPFIKNKNKGSGPEDFSHLPPEQRRKKLQGKIDDLNKDIQKEVDQRDALTKMKDVYVKNPQMGDPASVDPRLAELGQNIDKLGFEMQKFEGWLAEVEERMPSKSDTQRRSVVLYDSGATTVNNNCAQDRESPDGSYTEEHNSEIHVKANNAKAPAASTPEFDDEFDDEETLPTIGNCKALYPFDGHNEGTISVAEGELLYVIEEDKGDGWTRVRRNQDEEGYVPTSYVEVFLGTNAKGAMTYI, encoded by the exons GATCAATTTGACAACTTGGAGAAGCATACGCAGTGGGGGATAGATTTTCTGGAGAAGTACTCGAAATTTGTCAAGGAGAGGTCTGAGATTGAAGCCAACTATGCAAAACAAATCAG GACTTTGTCAAAGAAGTACCAACCCAAGAGGAACTTGCGAGAAGAAGAGGAGAGCAA GTACACATTCTGCCAGGCCTTCCTGACCACTCTAAACGAGTTGAACGACTACGCGGGGCAACACGAGGTGATCGCCGAGAACCTGTCGTCGCAGATCATCGCCGAGCTTTCACGCTACTTGCAAGATCTGAAGACCGAGAGGAAATCG CACTTCCACGATGGCCGCAAAGCACAGCAGCACATCGAGAGCTCGTGGAAACAGCTGGAGTCG TGTAAAAGGAAATATGAGCGTGATTGCAAAGAGGCCGACAAAGCGCAGCAGCACTTTGACAAAATGGACGCCGACATCAACGTGACGAAGGCTGACGTGGAAAAG CGAAGTTCTCTCAAG GCACGCCAGCAGGCTCAGGCCAGGCAGCAGATGGCGACTGACAGCAAGAGCGATTATTCGTCCTACCTGCAAAAGTTCAACCAAGAGCAGAATGAGCACTATTACAACGTCATACCCAACATCTTTCAG AAACTCCAAAACATGGAAGAGAAGCGCATCGAGAGGTTATCGTCGTGCATGAAAACCTTCTCCGACGTGGACCGCCAGGTGATCCCCATCGTGGGAAAATGTCTGGACGGCATGACCAAGGCGGCCGAATCCATCCAGGCTAAGGAG GACTCCAATCAAGTGGTGGAGTCCTACAAGTCTGGCTTCGAGCCCCCCGGAGACGTGGAGTTCGAGGACTACGGCCAGGCCATGAAGAGGACGGTATCGGAAAGCAGCTTGAGCAACAACTCGCGAGGGGAGTCTCGCGAGAGGTCCGCCGGCAAAAGCAAGGGCAAACTCTGGCCCTTCatcaagaacaaaaacaag GGTTCCGGACCCGAGGACTTTAGCCACCTGCCACCGGAACAGCGAAGGAAGAAGCTGCAGGGCAAGATTGACGATCTCAACAAAGACATTCAAAAGGAGGTGGATCAGAG ggaCGCGCTCACCAAGATGAAAGACGTTTATGTGAAGAACCCACAGATGGGCGACCCCGCCAGCGTGGACCCCCGTCTCGCCGAGCTGGGGCAAAATATCGACAAGCTGGGCTTTGAAATGCAGAAGTTTGAG GGCTGGCTTGCCGAAGTGGAGGAGAGGATGCCCTCCAAAAGCGACACGCAACGGAGAAGCGTGGTCCTCTACGACAGCGGCGCCACCACGGTCAACAACAACTGCGCTCAGGACAGAGAGAG CCCGGACGGCAGCTACACGGAGGAGCACAATTCCGAGATTCACGTCAAGGCCAACAACGCCAAGGCGCCGGCCGCCAGCACGCCAGAGTTTGACGACGAGTTTGACGACGAGGAGACGCTGCCTACCATTGGGAACTGCAAAGCGCTCTACCCTTTTGACG GCCACAACGAAGGCACCATCTCGGTGGCCGAGGGCGAGCTGCTCTACGTCATCGAGGAGGACAAAGGCGACGGCTGGACCCGCGTGCGCCGCAACCAAGACGAGGAGGGCTACGTGCCCACGTCCTACGTGGAGGTCTTTTTGGGGACCAACGCCAAAGGTGCTATGACCTACATTTGA